One window of Dehalobacterium formicoaceticum genomic DNA carries:
- the selB gene encoding selenocysteine-specific translation elongation factor yields MQRIIIGTAGHVDHGKTVLTKKLTGVDTDRLKEEKKRGISIELGFAPLTLPSGTQVGLVDVPGHERFIKNMLAGIAGIDLVLLIIAGDEGVMPQTREHLDIIDLLEVKNGIVVVTKSDLVDEEWLELLHEEIKEAMVGTVLENAPIIPVSAFTGQGIPDLLAMIDKMAQEMPPKMITGKMRLPVDRVFTITGFGTVATGTLWSGRLKVGDTVEILPGGQNARVRNLQVHGAKVTEAIAGQRVAVNLAGVEMEEIDRGCVLAQPELLTPTHRIDVKLHLLKHVEHPLEQRARIRVHHGTQEVLGRVQFLDREELQPGDSCFCQIVLETPLMPLRGDHYVVRSYSPMITIGGGTIVDSLPAKHKRYQDQVMENLALKFKGEPKDLVLQELSEDQVGLVMPKDIASRTGMEESLIQEILSELTQFQEISYVHGEGTSYYFLKAQEEAWLEITKKRLGQYHHTYPLRSGMPKEDLRSRDFSHLPGKIFNLLIERWLKAEIIKGESQSLALLDFAPQITPPVAQAIQLIEEELLKEPYSPPGWDELAEKAGLKEEEKGEIMTWLIKNQHLVKVSDEVIFHQKAFHEAKERIINYLREHGSIQLAETRDLLKTSRKYALPLLEYLDQSKITIRKGDQRLLKNANL; encoded by the coding sequence ATGCAGCGGATTATCATCGGAACAGCAGGTCATGTCGACCATGGAAAAACAGTTTTAACAAAAAAATTAACCGGTGTGGACACGGATCGTTTAAAAGAAGAAAAGAAACGGGGCATCTCCATCGAATTGGGCTTCGCCCCCCTGACCCTACCCAGCGGCACTCAAGTGGGTCTGGTAGATGTACCTGGTCATGAGCGTTTTATCAAGAATATGCTGGCGGGGATTGCCGGAATTGATTTAGTGCTATTGATTATTGCCGGGGATGAAGGTGTCATGCCCCAAACCAGGGAACATTTAGATATTATCGATCTTTTGGAGGTAAAAAACGGGATTGTTGTGGTGACCAAATCCGACTTGGTAGATGAAGAATGGCTGGAATTATTGCATGAAGAAATTAAGGAAGCTATGGTGGGGACGGTGTTGGAAAATGCCCCGATCATTCCTGTCTCAGCTTTTACAGGCCAGGGTATCCCAGATTTATTGGCGATGATTGATAAAATGGCCCAGGAAATGCCGCCAAAGATGATTACGGGTAAAATGCGCCTGCCGGTAGACCGGGTTTTTACTATTACCGGATTTGGTACTGTTGCAACCGGAACCCTGTGGTCCGGGCGTTTAAAAGTAGGAGACACGGTAGAGATCTTACCTGGGGGTCAAAATGCACGGGTACGAAATCTCCAGGTACACGGAGCTAAGGTCACAGAAGCTATTGCTGGGCAAAGGGTTGCCGTTAATTTGGCCGGGGTGGAGATGGAGGAAATTGACCGTGGATGCGTATTGGCTCAACCGGAGCTTTTGACACCTACCCACCGTATCGATGTAAAACTTCATTTATTGAAACATGTTGAACACCCCCTTGAGCAGAGGGCACGCATCAGAGTCCATCACGGCACCCAGGAAGTACTGGGCAGGGTGCAGTTTTTGGATCGGGAGGAACTCCAGCCGGGAGACAGTTGTTTCTGTCAAATTGTCTTAGAAACTCCTCTTATGCCTTTAAGAGGAGACCATTATGTGGTGCGCAGTTATTCACCTATGATCACCATCGGCGGCGGTACGATCGTGGATTCCCTGCCGGCAAAACACAAAAGATATCAGGATCAGGTGATGGAAAACTTGGCCTTGAAATTTAAAGGGGAACCGAAAGATCTGGTGTTGCAAGAATTGTCTGAGGATCAGGTGGGTCTGGTCATGCCGAAGGATATTGCCTCTCGGACAGGTATGGAGGAAAGCTTGATCCAGGAAATCTTGTCTGAATTAACCCAATTCCAAGAGATAAGTTATGTTCATGGAGAAGGAACCTCCTATTATTTCCTTAAGGCTCAGGAAGAGGCATGGCTGGAGATAACGAAAAAAAGACTGGGTCAATACCATCACACCTATCCCTTGCGTTCCGGCATGCCTAAAGAGGACCTTCGTTCTCGGGATTTCTCTCATCTGCCCGGGAAAATTTTCAATCTGTTGATAGAGCGTTGGCTAAAGGCGGAGATAATTAAAGGGGAAAGCCAAAGCTTGGCTTTATTGGATTTTGCGCCCCAGATTACGCCCCCTGTTGCTCAGGCCATTCAATTAATTGAAGAAGAATTACTGAAAGAACCATACTCCCCTCCTGGTTGGGATGAGCTGGCCGAAAAAGCCGGGCTGAAGGAGGAAGAAAAAGGGGAAATTATGACCTGGCTGATCAAAAACCAGCATTTGGTCAAAGTATCTGATGAAGTAATTTTTCATCAAAAAGCTTTTCATGAAGCTAAAGAAAGAATCATTAATTATCTTCGGGAACATGGCTCAATCCAATTAGCTGAAACCAGGGATTTATTGAAAACATCCCGTAAATATGCACTTCCTTTATTAGAATATTTGGATCAATCAAAAATTACCATCAGAAAAGGGGATCAGCGTTTGCTGAAAAATGCCAATTTATAA